From Pseudonocardia autotrophica, one genomic window encodes:
- a CDS encoding pilin has protein sequence MPLVVVLVCALLLPGGGTAWAAGVVPVQAPAPAASVEQVLTNLRNWVMGIVGVLATVCFTIGAVRYMAAAGDMGEVEKAKTAFRSAAFGYAIVVLAPLLVSVLSGIVGA, from the coding sequence GTGCCACTGGTCGTGGTGCTGGTGTGCGCCCTGCTGCTGCCCGGCGGGGGGACGGCGTGGGCGGCGGGAGTGGTGCCGGTGCAGGCGCCGGCTCCGGCGGCGTCGGTGGAGCAGGTGTTGACGAATCTGCGGAACTGGGTGATGGGGATCGTCGGGGTGTTGGCGACGGTGTGCTTCACGATCGGCGCGGTCCGCTATATGGCCGCTGCCGGTGACATGGGTGAGGTGGAGAAGGCCAAGACCGCGTTCCGGTCGGCCGCGTTCGGCTACGCGATCGTCGTCCTGGCCCCGCTGCTGGTGTCGGTGCTCTCCGGCATCGTCGGAGCCTGA
- a CDS encoding TRM11 family SAM-dependent methyltransferase, giving the protein MNGHSSPADDRTDPMSPTGVGRVWWCAQRSPVVQRRGRLGTESVAHPARMLPDLAAHAIAAYSRPGDLVLDPMCGIGTTLVEAVHAGRRAIGVELEARWARVSTDNLALAESAVSYTDAGAGGPGGRVLRGDARDVDHLLRRECPDAVGDVALVLTSPPYGAGVHGQVTGTTTGVAKHDHHYAQTRHAANLAHTPGRLAENMTRILAGSARVLRPDGRIVVVARPWRRHGVLVDLPGQVTACAAAAGLALVDRAVAVLARLDDPTEDGGESRARLVVRASFFARHNLLRARAAGDPVHLIAHEDVYVFALAGTGSR; this is encoded by the coding sequence ATGAACGGCCACAGCTCACCCGCGGACGACCGCACCGACCCGATGTCCCCGACCGGGGTCGGGCGGGTGTGGTGGTGTGCGCAGCGCTCGCCGGTCGTGCAGCGCCGGGGCCGTCTCGGCACGGAGTCGGTGGCGCATCCGGCGCGGATGCTGCCCGACCTCGCCGCCCACGCCATCGCCGCCTACAGCCGCCCCGGGGATCTGGTGCTCGACCCGATGTGCGGGATCGGCACCACCCTCGTCGAGGCCGTCCACGCCGGACGCCGTGCGATCGGCGTCGAGCTCGAAGCCCGCTGGGCCCGGGTCAGCACCGACAACCTCGCCCTCGCCGAGTCCGCAGTTTCCTACACCGACGCGGGGGCCGGCGGTCCGGGCGGGCGCGTGCTGCGCGGCGATGCCCGCGACGTCGATCATCTGCTGCGGCGGGAGTGCCCGGATGCGGTCGGGGACGTCGCGCTGGTACTCACCTCCCCGCCCTACGGTGCCGGTGTCCACGGACAGGTCACCGGCACCACTACCGGTGTCGCCAAGCACGACCACCACTACGCCCAGACCCGCCACGCCGCGAACCTCGCCCACACCCCCGGCCGGCTGGCCGAGAACATGACCCGCATCCTCGCCGGGAGCGCGCGGGTGCTCCGTCCGGACGGACGGATCGTCGTGGTCGCTCGCCCGTGGCGCCGCCACGGCGTCCTGGTCGACCTGCCCGGGCAGGTAACAGCCTGCGCCGCCGCGGCCGGACTCGCCCTGGTCGACCGGGCCGTCGCCGTCCTCGCCCGCCTCGACGACCCCACCGAAGATGGCGGGGAAAGTCGGGCGCGGTTGGTGGTGCGGGCGAGCTTCTTCGCCCGCCACAACCTGCTGCGCGCCCGCGCCGCCGGTGATCCGGTCCATCTGATCGCCCACGAGGACGTCTACGTCTTCGCTCTCGCCGGGACGGGCTCGCGGTGA
- a CDS encoding replication-relaxation family protein, producing MSGRRSETDRLRQALGRITGRDRWLLAMLAEHTVLTTGQLLDLGFADGLRQVQNRTRTLHAAGLIDRFRPVLDRGQGSAPIHHLLGPHGAALLAAEHGHTTAEIGYRGPARTLAVAHRMTLAHDVATHTLVTRLARPHHLDRSVRSDAAGPGTGVVLAQWWSAARCRRCFGHHVRPDAYLTLTADRQSTDAGAGGVEWWEMFLEYDTGSETLTRLADKLAGYHSLAAATGIATPVAIWTALPGREPGARRALIAALHRLTRPWLVPILTASGAPCTVTGRVWLPLGPPGHRAERVSLSDLARHAPHPAPAPAGGGEVAVPVRGGGSGDPSVLPAPSPRPPHRSRSRAGGRR from the coding sequence GTGAGTGGGCGGCGTAGCGAGACCGACCGGCTCCGTCAGGCGCTGGGGCGGATCACCGGGCGGGACCGGTGGCTGCTGGCGATGCTCGCCGAACACACCGTCCTCACCACGGGACAGCTGCTGGATCTGGGGTTCGCCGACGGACTGCGGCAGGTCCAGAACCGCACCCGCACCCTCCACGCAGCCGGGCTGATCGACCGGTTCCGGCCCGTCCTCGACCGCGGTCAGGGCAGCGCCCCGATCCATCACCTGCTCGGCCCGCACGGCGCCGCACTGCTCGCCGCCGAACACGGCCACACCACCGCTGAGATCGGCTACCGCGGCCCCGCCCGCACCCTCGCCGTCGCGCACCGGATGACCCTCGCCCACGACGTCGCCACCCACACCCTCGTCACCCGCCTCGCCCGCCCCCACCACCTCGACCGATCCGTCCGGTCCGACGCCGCCGGTCCCGGGACCGGTGTGGTGCTGGCGCAGTGGTGGAGCGCGGCGCGGTGCCGTCGCTGCTTCGGCCACCACGTCCGCCCCGACGCCTACCTCACCCTCACCGCCGACCGCCAGAGCACCGACGCCGGTGCGGGCGGGGTGGAGTGGTGGGAGATGTTCCTGGAGTACGACACCGGCAGCGAAACCCTGACCCGGCTCGCCGACAAACTCGCCGGCTATCACAGCCTCGCCGCCGCCACCGGGATCGCCACCCCCGTCGCGATCTGGACCGCGCTACCCGGCCGCGAACCCGGAGCCCGCCGCGCCCTGATCGCCGCGCTCCACCGGCTCACCCGCCCGTGGCTGGTCCCGATCCTCACCGCCTCCGGAGCCCCCTGCACCGTGACCGGGCGGGTGTGGCTGCCGCTCGGCCCGCCCGGGCACCGCGCCGAACGGGTCTCCCTGTCCGACCTCGCCCGCCACGCACCGCACCCCGCCCCGGCCCCGGCCGGTGGGGGTGAGGTCGCGGTTCCGGTGCGGGGTGGCGGTTCCGGTGATCCGTCGGTGCTGCCCGCACCGTCGCCGCGGCCCCCGCACCGCAGCCGTTCTCGGGCGGGGGGCCGTCGGTGA
- a CDS encoding C40 family peptidase: MSGRSPVAVVLGVAAAGLMLFVAAVAAVFSTSPLGVASGASADAVSDVPAPMLALYRQAALGCPGLDWSVLAAVGKVETDHGRSRLPGVTSGENSAGAAGPMQFLAPTFAAVIAAHPPPPGGATPPSRYDPHDAVHTAAAYLCDSGAHTTPERPGDLRGALFAYNHSTAYVDQVLDQAAHYRAPAPAPAPVPAPGAGSGAGLAALGYARGQLGLPYLWGGDGPAAGEAGFDCSGLTTAAWASVGIAIPRTAHTQYRALPPVPLDQLQAGDLVFFGTPSRVHHVGIATGAGTAMIHAPDRGQTVRLGDAATLPDLLAAARPA, encoded by the coding sequence GTGAGCGGGCGGAGCCCCGTCGCCGTCGTTCTCGGGGTCGCCGCCGCCGGGCTGATGCTGTTCGTCGCTGCGGTCGCGGCCGTGTTCAGCACCTCGCCCCTCGGAGTCGCATCTGGCGCCAGCGCCGATGCCGTCTCCGATGTTCCGGCGCCGATGCTCGCCCTCTACCGCCAGGCGGCGCTGGGCTGTCCGGGGTTGGACTGGTCGGTGCTGGCCGCGGTCGGGAAGGTCGAGACCGACCACGGCCGCTCCCGGTTGCCCGGGGTCACCTCCGGGGAGAACTCCGCCGGCGCCGCCGGACCGATGCAGTTCCTCGCCCCGACCTTCGCCGCCGTGATCGCGGCCCATCCCCCGCCGCCGGGAGGTGCGACGCCGCCGTCGCGCTACGACCCGCACGACGCCGTCCACACCGCCGCCGCCTACCTCTGCGACTCCGGCGCCCACACCACCCCCGAACGGCCGGGCGACCTACGGGGGGCGTTGTTCGCCTACAACCACTCCACCGCCTACGTCGACCAGGTCCTCGACCAAGCCGCCCACTACCGCGCACCCGCACCCGCACCCGCGCCCGTGCCCGCGCCCGGTGCGGGTTCCGGGGCCGGGCTGGCCGCGCTCGGCTACGCCCGCGGGCAACTCGGCCTGCCCTACCTCTGGGGCGGTGACGGCCCCGCCGCCGGCGAGGCCGGCTTCGACTGCTCCGGACTCACCACCGCCGCCTGGGCCTCGGTCGGCATCGCGATCCCGCGCACCGCACACACCCAGTACCGCGCCCTCCCACCCGTGCCGCTCGACCAACTCCAGGCCGGGGACCTCGTGTTCTTCGGAACCCCCTCCCGGGTGCATCACGTCGGGATCGCCACCGGTGCGGGCACGGCGATGATCCACGCCCCCGACCGCGGCCAGACCGTGCGACTCGGCGACGCCGCGACCCTGCCCGACCTCCTCGCCGCCGCCCGCCCCGCCTGA
- a CDS encoding GP88 family protein encodes MTAMSGPTAGIPRPARLLTQNSEMREIGAWNWSLPAWAGRLPDGRTYNTCPSAGVCAQVCYARQGTYLFPTVRAKHHANLAYVLDDLDGWTTAMLAELAHPRMRGAWVRIHDAGDFFSDTYLTAWLTVCRERPDTNFYAYTKEIDRFRRLVEPDPPANLLWVYSYGGTQDPAIDPDRDRVADVFPDTTAITDAGWTSNEASDLLAVLGPRLVGVPANRIPHFVKRLQGRRFSEWQAELDADRRARHRRRRPGDRGDQRGPGRRSRRTSGSTDAPAQ; translated from the coding sequence ATGACGGCAATGTCGGGTCCGACCGCCGGGATTCCGCGTCCGGCGCGGTTGCTGACGCAGAACTCGGAGATGCGCGAGATCGGCGCCTGGAACTGGTCGCTGCCCGCCTGGGCCGGACGCCTGCCCGACGGCCGCACCTACAACACCTGCCCGTCCGCCGGGGTCTGCGCCCAGGTCTGCTATGCCCGCCAGGGCACCTACCTGTTCCCCACCGTCCGCGCCAAACACCACGCCAACCTCGCCTACGTCCTCGACGACCTCGACGGCTGGACGACGGCGATGCTCGCCGAGCTCGCCCACCCGCGGATGCGCGGGGCGTGGGTGCGCATCCACGACGCCGGCGACTTCTTCTCCGACACCTACCTCACCGCCTGGCTGACCGTCTGCCGTGAGCGCCCGGACACGAACTTCTACGCCTACACCAAGGAGATCGACCGCTTCCGCCGCCTCGTCGAACCGGACCCACCGGCCAACCTGCTCTGGGTCTACAGCTACGGCGGCACCCAAGACCCTGCGATCGACCCCGACCGCGACCGGGTCGCCGACGTCTTCCCCGACACCACCGCGATCACCGACGCGGGCTGGACCTCCAACGAGGCCTCCGACCTGCTCGCCGTCCTCGGCCCCCGCCTCGTCGGGGTGCCCGCCAACCGCATCCCCCACTTCGTCAAGCGGCTCCAGGGCCGGCGGTTCTCCGAGTGGCAGGCCGAGCTCGACGCCGACCGCCGTGCCCGACACCGCCGTCGACGTCCGGGCGACCGCGGCGATCAGCGCGGGCCCGGGCGGCGGTCGCGGCGGACCTCCGGCTCTACCGACGCCCCGGCGCAGTAG
- a CDS encoding AAA family ATPase encodes MRRVEILRFRGIRELVWALPAPSPFVALIGPGDACKTTILTAIQRALSDTWQLTFQDSDFFGGEVDEPIVIRVAVTDLDEDLLGRDVAGMHLCGITATGELHHDPADGDEPCVVVELRVEADLEPRWTFFRPGDAGEPTPIRTSVRSKFRAFRVDDRIDGHLRWSRTSALGKLTEAHHGTREVLIGAQRTARRAVAESVGDELQALTTTVQGHIVDNGSGTFQALRPGLDTSLSQSHGNLALHEGEIPLTSYGLGTRRLTGVSVQQLTHPGKSILLVDELEHGLEPHRVIHLADRLRFSGASAQTIVTTHSPIALQHLHASDLVRVRCRDDGTVETERLGTNLQSTLRTHPGAFLARHVLVAEGKTELGIAMQLRDRWDAERQKDDPPRPPAAALGVYAIEGGGSQAVGRVRDLRRAGYEVTFFLDADRADTNDHADELEAAGVRIVRWPEGYNTEQVVCAHLTWTGLSDLIDLARAIMLDAGADNDTVENTLRTRLIKHLPATVTDPLNTATWAGSGLDLDSARDAVANAATDSKDGKAWFKIIEAGKRLGAMLLDHRDLAESEALQQLITDLKDAIYCDRTGTEEGPVSAGPVATAVSRQ; translated from the coding sequence GTGCGACGTGTCGAGATCCTGCGGTTCCGAGGGATCCGAGAACTCGTCTGGGCCCTCCCGGCCCCGTCGCCGTTCGTCGCGCTGATCGGTCCCGGGGACGCGTGCAAGACCACGATCTTGACGGCGATCCAGAGAGCGCTCTCCGACACCTGGCAGTTGACGTTCCAGGACAGCGACTTCTTCGGTGGTGAGGTCGACGAGCCGATCGTCATCCGGGTCGCCGTTACAGATCTCGACGAAGACCTCCTCGGCCGCGATGTCGCGGGCATGCACCTGTGCGGGATCACCGCGACCGGGGAGCTGCATCACGACCCGGCCGATGGTGACGAGCCGTGCGTGGTTGTGGAACTACGGGTGGAGGCTGACCTGGAGCCTCGGTGGACATTCTTCCGCCCGGGCGATGCCGGTGAACCGACGCCGATCCGCACCTCGGTCCGGTCGAAGTTTCGCGCGTTCCGCGTCGATGACCGGATCGACGGACACCTGCGCTGGTCGCGGACCTCGGCGCTCGGCAAGCTCACCGAGGCACATCACGGCACGCGCGAGGTCCTGATCGGGGCTCAGCGCACGGCTCGCCGGGCCGTGGCCGAGTCGGTCGGTGACGAGCTGCAGGCGCTCACGACCACCGTGCAGGGTCACATCGTCGACAACGGCAGCGGAACCTTCCAGGCATTGCGCCCGGGCCTGGACACTTCGCTGAGCCAGTCCCACGGCAACCTCGCCCTGCACGAGGGCGAGATCCCCTTGACCAGCTACGGGTTGGGGACCCGGCGACTGACCGGTGTCTCGGTCCAGCAGCTGACCCACCCGGGGAAGTCCATCCTGCTCGTCGATGAGCTCGAGCACGGCCTCGAGCCCCACCGCGTCATCCATCTCGCCGACCGACTGCGATTCTCCGGCGCCTCCGCACAGACCATCGTCACCACGCACTCGCCCATCGCACTGCAGCACCTGCATGCCAGCGACCTCGTCAGGGTCCGATGCCGCGACGACGGCACCGTCGAGACCGAGCGCCTCGGCACCAACCTGCAGTCGACCCTTCGCACCCATCCCGGCGCGTTCCTCGCCCGCCATGTTCTGGTCGCCGAGGGCAAGACCGAGCTGGGCATCGCCATGCAGCTCCGCGATCGATGGGACGCCGAACGTCAGAAGGACGACCCTCCGCGTCCGCCGGCGGCCGCGCTCGGCGTCTACGCGATCGAAGGAGGCGGATCTCAGGCCGTCGGACGGGTTCGTGACCTCCGTCGAGCCGGCTACGAGGTCACCTTCTTCCTCGACGCCGACCGCGCCGACACGAACGACCACGCCGATGAACTCGAAGCCGCTGGTGTACGAATCGTGCGCTGGCCCGAGGGCTACAACACCGAGCAAGTCGTCTGCGCTCACCTGACCTGGACGGGCTTGTCTGATCTGATCGACCTCGCCCGAGCGATCATGCTCGACGCGGGCGCCGACAACGACACCGTCGAGAACACCCTGCGCACGCGCCTGATCAAGCACCTCCCGGCTACGGTGACCGACCCCCTCAACACTGCGACCTGGGCCGGAAGCGGGCTGGACCTCGACTCCGCTCGCGACGCCGTCGCCAATGCCGCCACCGACAGCAAGGACGGCAAAGCCTGGTTCAAGATCATCGAGGCCGGCAAGCGCCTGGGGGCGATGCTCCTCGACCATCGCGACCTCGCCGAATCCGAAGCGCTCCAACAGCTGATCACAGACCTGAAAGACGCCATCTACTGCGACCGGACGGGCACGGAGGAAGGGCCCGTATCGGCCGGTCCCGTCGCCACGGCAGTTTCGCGGCAGTGA
- a CDS encoding UvrD-helicase domain-containing protein, translated as MSDTARAEQAAKLLAALPASVEMPAGTGKTHLLVDVVQQIADEHTSSPSGRRPKVLVLTHTHAGVQAVRQRLGHALADVTDISTLSSFAFDVARSYPQLGGITVPEHPDWEQSAAYLQAGVRVCGSTHIRRVLAASYTHLLVDEYQDCSRPQHELIVSLSGCIPATAVFGDRLQGVFGFDRALPLVSWADVEASFSRYSVQHEPWRWHGHNRDLGTWLLSLRARLVPGTTLDLSDAETPSGMRFLPADPTNKALKNEVYRTRPPGESVLVLTGNAPAQTRKIASQVCRQGYSAMEDINGAFMREQLIELAATPVDGWACWLARLAKRCFTGYSKIDDTVMKRLAAKRPAAGLSRPGLAATVAALDVVAAAPSLTTLAAAMRGIDRAREASAHSSEAWRTVAAAIDGVPRDCDAAELRDELLRSLAALRDQLRHIGRPERHRQVSRTLLVKGLEYDHVIITDISALTDVCNLYVALTRARKTITIIGHSAHVALSATRGATI; from the coding sequence GTGAGCGATACCGCTCGTGCCGAGCAGGCTGCCAAGCTACTCGCCGCACTCCCCGCTTCGGTGGAGATGCCCGCCGGAACCGGGAAAACACACCTCCTCGTAGATGTCGTCCAGCAGATCGCGGACGAGCACACCTCGTCGCCGTCGGGGCGACGACCGAAGGTGCTCGTACTGACCCACACGCACGCGGGGGTGCAGGCCGTCCGCCAGCGACTCGGACACGCGCTCGCCGACGTCACCGACATCTCGACGTTGAGCAGCTTCGCTTTCGACGTCGCCCGTTCCTACCCGCAGCTAGGCGGGATCACGGTGCCGGAGCATCCGGACTGGGAGCAGTCGGCCGCCTATCTGCAGGCCGGAGTCCGCGTGTGCGGAAGCACCCACATCCGTCGAGTTCTAGCCGCCTCCTACACCCACCTGCTGGTCGACGAGTACCAGGACTGCTCGCGACCCCAGCACGAGCTCATCGTGTCGCTGAGCGGCTGCATCCCGGCGACGGCGGTATTCGGTGACCGTCTGCAAGGCGTCTTCGGATTCGATCGAGCGCTCCCACTCGTGTCCTGGGCCGACGTGGAGGCCAGCTTTTCCCGCTACTCGGTCCAGCACGAGCCGTGGCGGTGGCACGGGCACAACCGCGACCTCGGGACCTGGTTGCTGTCGCTGCGCGCCAGGCTCGTCCCCGGAACCACCCTCGACCTCAGCGACGCCGAGACGCCGTCCGGGATGCGGTTCCTGCCCGCGGACCCCACGAACAAGGCGCTGAAGAACGAGGTCTACCGAACCCGTCCGCCCGGAGAGTCGGTGCTGGTACTGACCGGAAACGCGCCCGCACAGACCCGCAAGATCGCCTCTCAAGTCTGTCGCCAGGGCTACTCCGCCATGGAGGACATCAACGGCGCTTTCATGCGAGAACAGTTGATCGAACTCGCCGCGACCCCCGTCGACGGATGGGCGTGCTGGCTCGCCCGCCTCGCGAAGAGATGCTTCACCGGATACAGCAAGATCGACGATACGGTCATGAAACGCCTGGCAGCGAAACGCCCGGCAGCCGGACTGTCCCGACCCGGTCTCGCGGCCACAGTCGCCGCGCTCGACGTTGTGGCAGCCGCGCCGTCGTTGACGACTCTCGCAGCCGCCATGCGGGGCATCGACCGCGCACGTGAGGCGTCCGCCCACTCCTCGGAGGCGTGGCGGACCGTCGCGGCCGCGATTGACGGCGTCCCCCGCGACTGCGACGCCGCGGAGCTGCGCGACGAGCTGCTGCGGTCTCTCGCAGCGCTCCGCGACCAGCTCCGCCACATCGGTCGCCCCGAACGCCACCGCCAGGTCTCCCGGACTCTGCTGGTCAAGGGCCTCGAGTACGACCACGTGATCATCACCGACATCAGCGCTCTCACCGATGTCTGCAACCTCTACGTCGCGCTCACTCGCGCACGCAAGACCATCACGATCATCGGTCACTCAGCACACGTCGCGTTGAGCGCCACGCGCGGCGCCACCATCTGA